aaataaataaaagttagcatgtcaaaatttctaaaaaaatattatctcaattaataaggaaaggagagagagcaCAGAGCAATAAGCTTTTCATAATTAACCAAAAAAGATCTATTAACATCAAGGACCGAGGAAAAACTGAATCAAAAAGCCAATTAGccatatataatgatatatgatTTCATCTAAATAAAATCAGTGAATCgatgtaaaaaaaatctgtgtATCAGGAACTATCTGTTTGAAGCAGCTCCTAGATCTTCACATTCATATAGGTCAACAAAACTACAGAAATACTCACAGATATTTGCGGCATGTCTCTTTTCACCAGTGTTATCACACGTTTAATAAGAAACTTCCCTAGGTTGATCCCCGATAAGCCAGGCTGCAAATTTTCAGAACTACATAGATCAGGGAtatggaagttttttttttatacgtaaatAGAtagctttattgaatagaatgaaactaggcaatgcccaagtacacagaaagtatacaaagtgagacacctaattacattttagtgagctgaaaagaagatagaaactcatggaGACTCCCACCcttcagtacaatagcagaaaaccactgtaaaagagagaatacaaaaaaattccagatttccccCACTGCACGCTCCTTGTTGTTAAAGCATATGGAAGTAGACTACTAAATCAATATGATTGATAAATGGTAGTAGATAGTTTAAAGAATACAGATATGATTGAGACCATCCATGTCTatttattcatgaaatttgttattttcttttccaattcaaataaaatccCATTTCCAATGCTTACACATCTTTATACCAGAAAAGGTATAAAGATCTTTCAGAAATGGAGCAGACCATgaacaaaatgaagaaaaatcttTCAAGCTTATAGAGAAATTAATGGTGCAACCAACTAATGGTATGACAGTGTTGTTAGGGAAAAAAAGCCCTTAAAATAAGGTACGCATATGTGGTAAGAAGCGGTCTTGCCAAACTAGCATCATGAGATAAAAAATACCACATAAAGATCAGTATTACATCTTTAACACACTTCCACATTACTCATCTAGAAATTAATATCATACCTGAGTTGATGATATAGAGTAAAATAATGCACAGGTAGCCTCAGATTCAGGTATTGGGGGTTCATTCCACAAAACTTCCTATCAGATGAAAAAGATTGTTAATTAGACTTCACCTGTGGAATTGGGTAATATAAGGTTAAAGAAAACTAACCTGTACTGTTTGAGCCACATTCTTCAGAAGTGCAACTTCAATGAAAATGAGGGGTTCACCTAATGAAAATTCATGCTCAGTCCGcattaattattctttttataagcaagaataaaattttaattattgaaaaaaggcatagcccaagtatataggaagtatacatggaTTACACCTAGCAACATCTAGCAACTAGAAATGGATACAAGCAAATTATGAAAACTATCCCCATTACAATCAATGAACGAAGCCCAAGTAAAGAGTCCGCATTAATTATTTTACACATAAAAAACAAGAGTACTTTCATATCAAACCTATAAGGCTGAGTACAGGACAGGATTTAGATTTCCACATTACTTGCATGTCAAACGTATGGGCCAGAGGAAAAAGTTCCATCCATAAAACAACTATGACTCCACGATATTATACATCAAACTGCCTGCTGCTATTTTGGTAAGTCTAGAACACATTCGTGCTATTGCCTCAATTGAGACTCGCCTACTTGCAAGCTAGTAAAATCAAGAATGGAAAactaaattaaagttgaaacacaattgaaatagtaaaaaattgaGCCAAGTTCAATTACAGCTCAACTAAGAGAACGAGCAGTAAATACTGGATTAGCAGATTATTAGTAAATTGACAAAGCTAAGAAGTTGCAGTAAATATGATGCAATTTCAGACTAATgccgggggtgcacaggcccttggtaaggagtttcccgcaagtgcacctcgggtaattcaaggggaaaatccctTAGTCCGACAGCAACTAGAGATTATTTGCACCTAGTgggattcgaaccttagacttggagggagcataccaccaagaccaaggcctttaacacttgagccaacccctaggggttctGAAATTATTGTCATGCAACTACTATGATACTTATAATAAAACAAGAGGCTGGGGTATCCCATATCCACGTATCTGGTAAAACCAGTAAACACTACATAATTAAAAGAAACAACTGAATTGCCACATGGACGTGAAACCCAGATCTAGAAGCCAAAACAACAGACACATAAACTACTACAATGAACACCGATCTGAAGGGATTGCTGACCAGGTATTGCCGGATGTAGATAACCGAAACAACGACGACCAACACCCAGTCTCCTCTTTAGATCTATAAGATTGCTGATTGGATGCACTGCCTATACAAATTATTACAGAAAATGAATTCCATGCCAAGCAGCATCGAAATCAGAAGGCAGTGCAACAAAGAGAAAACTACCTCATAAGCCACGATTTTCTCCAGCAAAGAAGCAGGATCATCCCATGTAATTTGGTGAAGCTCTAAGGCAGCAGGACTAAGCCACGTACTAAGTTTCTCCTTTAAATAGGAATCCAATGCTCGCAAAGATGCAATATTTTCCTCTCTGCATATTTAGAACAATCAATTCATCATGTTTTAAGTTCCTTGCTACTATTTTTAACATTAACCTTGGAACTCACCATTTGTGTTAGAATCTGAAAAAcgtaatatgattattattaataaaagcaAATTGAATTTAAGCTCTTTATAAAGGCCAGTTCCCAgagaaaataagtttttttatcaTAAGCAAGTTAGCATTTTGTATGCaggaaaaaagttgaaattttgtaaaattgcaaATTGCATGTAAATTGTTTAAGATAGGAGCTACTGAAATTTAACATATTTTCCAACATGATTCTTtggttaataaaaatattagcgAATCAAACCACATGGACCCTAGGTCCCTAAGGATTTGTCATCGGTATTCCTCGCAGATGTAGAGCTTGTGTATTACATTCGAGTTATGATATGAACATAGAGTGTCAGATGGACCATAACCTTACGTGAGAATGGAAAGAATATCTGCTCGAAGAATGGACAAGAACCTCAACCCTCCAGGGTGAGTGTTGAGACGCTCAAAGAGAACCTCGTACAACGGCTTGAGAGCATGTCTCAAATTACGCTCAATACGATAGAAAGCTGAGAGCAGGCCTTCCTCTTCTAGCCCACTAAATTGAGCATCCTCGCCTGAACTAGAAGCTTCCACTCCAACTCAAATCTCACAAaagattaaagataaaatatttatacagtGATGCAAAACTCACCGCTAGGTAGCTCAAGCCCGAGATATTGCTTTAACAGTTCACGAACTTGTGTCCTATTAAGATCATACTCTTTCGCAAGTGCTAGAAGTAATCGCCGGCGGTTTTCATAATCGAGGCTAAAATAACCCTACATTAACaatttcataacatgaattgaaaccaacattgcatcaaacatgATAATATGCATTTACCGATAATATTACAGAAACCGACCGAAGAAAAATCATTAAGCACCGCGTCTAAAACTTCTGTTTTGTTCATCGATATAGCCGAGTGCATCGACTCACGTACAAGCTCAAATTccctgaagaagaagaaaattaaccAAATAAGAAGCAGCTTCAAACAAGGTATTTCATATATAAAGCAAGCATTTGAATCGTATATGAAGTATAGACCTTTCAGTGCTGAGCTTTTCGTTTCCTTCGACCGGTGCGTGTTTTATTATACGTCCAATGGATTGATTTCCATGCGGATCTCCTTGAGA
This genomic interval from Juglans regia cultivar Chandler chromosome 3, Walnut 2.0, whole genome shotgun sequence contains the following:
- the LOC109008551 gene encoding malonyl-CoA decarboxylase, mitochondrial — translated: MNKKGLAILMRTRMRPNDRTKLSLSPLSNSQGDPHGNQSIGRIIKHAPVEGNEKLSTEREFELVRESMHSAISMNKTEVLDAVLNDFSSGYFSLDYENRRRLLLALAKEYDLNRTQVRELLKQYLGLELPSGEDAQFSGLEEEGLLSAFYRIERNLRHALKPLYEVLFERLNTHPGGLRFLSILRADILSILTEENIASLRALDSYLKEKLSTWLSPAALELHQITWDDPASLLEKIVAYEAVHPISNLIDLKRRLGVGRRCFGYLHPAIPGEPLIFIEVALLKNVAQTVQEVLWNEPPIPESEATCALFYSISSTQPGLSGINLGKFLIKRVITLVKRDMPQISTFATLSPIPGFMQWLLSKLASQSKFAEAEDMPQSSADRSSSTFRENILEPEEEKALMDSSMGIAAGTNGMEVMLSLLTSTNHEWTNSAEFLSILKPPLMRLCARYFLQEKKRGKALDSVANFHLQNGAMIERINWMADRSEKGLHQSGGIMVNYVYRPENIEEFAQSYFSKGHIRASADLHQYVEDLEPLKENEQRTV